In Chryseobacterium shigense, the following proteins share a genomic window:
- a CDS encoding TolC family protein yields the protein MKRKSITAKKLKIGIAAAFMIFGFSSVSAQQQVSLQEAIKQALQNKAEAKKAALQIKKAEYKIDEARAGALPQISATAGVTYNPVIQESLLEFGGERIRAQLGQPWSSSAVVQLQQAIFDQRVFTGLKAAKSTREFYILNAQLTNEQIIENVATAYYQVFVQEENLKTVQASYANTEKVRNVIKSLVDNGLAKAIDLDRTNVQLTNIGSNKQQLINSVELSKNALKFYMGVPISTDIELEEKTIEPKPELITSNVNLENRTELKVLNKNRELLQFNKKATEAYLYPTVNLTANYGWAGMGKKFPLTNGLNNGVLWSDYSAIGLNVNIPIFTGGATKAKIQQAEVDILDIDQDIQKTQLSLDLDYKNAITNMENTIINIQSMKDNVELAERVQKNTQANYQYGLATLTEVLDSENALTQAKQNYSNALLDYKQAEIKLIKAKGELNTLQNL from the coding sequence ATGAAAAGAAAAAGTATAACTGCTAAAAAGCTAAAAATTGGGATAGCTGCAGCATTTATGATTTTCGGTTTTTCATCAGTATCAGCCCAGCAGCAGGTTTCTCTTCAGGAAGCCATCAAGCAGGCACTGCAGAACAAGGCAGAAGCTAAAAAAGCCGCATTGCAGATTAAAAAAGCTGAATACAAAATTGATGAAGCCAGAGCAGGTGCCTTACCACAGATAAGCGCTACAGCAGGAGTAACTTACAACCCGGTAATTCAGGAATCCTTACTTGAATTTGGAGGCGAAAGAATCAGGGCGCAGTTAGGACAGCCTTGGAGTTCAAGTGCCGTGGTTCAGCTTCAGCAGGCTATTTTTGACCAAAGAGTTTTTACAGGTCTTAAAGCCGCTAAGTCTACAAGAGAATTCTATATCCTGAATGCACAGCTCACCAATGAGCAGATCATTGAAAATGTAGCAACAGCCTATTATCAGGTGTTTGTACAGGAAGAAAATCTTAAAACCGTACAGGCCAGCTATGCCAATACTGAGAAAGTAAGAAATGTAATTAAAAGTCTTGTTGATAACGGTCTGGCAAAGGCTATCGATTTAGACCGTACCAATGTACAGCTTACCAATATCGGTTCGAACAAGCAGCAGCTGATCAATTCCGTTGAGCTTTCCAAAAATGCTTTAAAATTTTATATGGGAGTTCCTATCAGTACAGATATTGAGCTTGAAGAAAAAACAATAGAACCGAAACCGGAACTTATTACCAGTAACGTAAACCTGGAAAACCGTACGGAACTTAAAGTTTTAAATAAAAACAGAGAACTTCTGCAGTTTAACAAAAAAGCAACGGAAGCCTATTTATATCCTACAGTTAACCTTACAGCCAACTACGGATGGGCAGGTATGGGTAAAAAATTCCCTTTGACAAACGGCCTGAACAACGGAGTTCTTTGGAGCGATTATTCAGCAATCGGTTTGAATGTCAATATCCCGATTTTTACCGGGGGAGCTACAAAAGCTAAAATTCAGCAGGCAGAAGTTGATATTCTGGATATAGATCAGGATATTCAAAAAACACAGCTGAGCCTGGATCTGGATTATAAAAATGCCATTACCAATATGGAAAATACGATCATTAATATTCAGAGCATGAAAGACAATGTGGAACTGGCAGAAAGAGTTCAGAAAAATACCCAGGCCAACTACCAGTATGGTTTGGCAACACTTACAGAAGTATTGGATTCTGAAAATGCCCTTACCCAGGCGAAACAGAATTATTCAAACGCATTGCTCGATTACAAGCAGGCTGAGATCAAACTAATTAAAGCCAAAGGAGAACTAAACACACTACAAAACTTAT
- a CDS encoding TetR/AcrR family transcriptional regulator, which translates to MSNQAKKDQTQELIKETAKNLFFVKGKFDATTQEIADAAGVNRTLINYYFRSRDNLIQIIFDEAQKVEHEKSEIIMNSDLPFKEKIGQFIEGSLSTSLQYPYLETYIVSQINKGNCHKKDIEEDELNKLYKDIEKEMELGNIPPMKPIQFVLNMVSLLVFPSAVRPLLMENLMISEEEFDKIISERKEIILNLLFKN; encoded by the coding sequence ATGTCAAATCAAGCAAAAAAAGACCAAACACAGGAATTGATCAAAGAGACAGCGAAGAATTTATTCTTTGTGAAAGGGAAGTTTGATGCTACTACCCAGGAGATTGCAGATGCAGCGGGAGTAAACAGAACACTTATCAATTATTATTTCCGTTCGAGAGATAATCTGATTCAGATAATTTTTGATGAAGCACAGAAAGTAGAGCACGAAAAATCTGAAATCATCATGAATTCTGATCTGCCCTTTAAAGAAAAGATTGGTCAGTTTATAGAAGGAAGCTTATCGACAAGTCTTCAGTATCCCTATCTGGAAACTTATATCGTTTCACAGATCAATAAAGGAAACTGCCACAAAAAAGATATTGAAGAAGATGAACTGAATAAATTGTACAAGGATATAGAAAAGGAAATGGAACTGGGAAATATTCCTCCAATGAAACCCATTCAGTTTGTTTTGAATATGGTTTCTCTGTTGGTCTTCCCAAGTGCTGTAAGACCTTTATTAATGGAGAATCTTATGATTAGTGAAGAAGAATTTGATAAAATTATTTCAGAAAGAAAAGAGATCATTTTGAATTTATTATTTAAAAATTAA